The Microbacterium sp. Nx66 genome contains a region encoding:
- a CDS encoding putative FMN-dependent luciferase-like monooxygenase, translating to MSAPTPRPTVAFFTRLLDDASPDDRYRLALAQIQHAERHGVGRAWVAQHHFRAAEGGLPSPLVFLAHAAARTSGIRLGTGIITLPLEDPVRVAEDAVVADLLADGRIDLGLGSGGTPSSFAPFGEDVRDKGPTYERKLGVLLDALQARDVGAGNTLYPDAGSLAARIWQATFSAPGGHRAGVHGHGLLLSRTQPRPHDRLHAPLSALQDPIIDAYLDALPAGATPRITASRTVFVADDRVEALQFAEVGLRRAAEGFRRQGQTIPGDGIDDLIAALDTHLGTPEEVAASLAADTTLHRATEVAFQVHSVDAPHAHVLRSIELFATEVAPALGYALTPPDPETTHAPENTPTVKENA from the coding sequence ATGAGCGCCCCCACCCCTCGCCCCACCGTCGCATTCTTCACCCGGCTCCTCGACGACGCATCCCCGGACGACCGCTACCGCCTCGCCCTGGCGCAGATCCAGCACGCCGAACGGCACGGCGTGGGGAGGGCCTGGGTGGCACAGCATCATTTCCGGGCGGCGGAAGGCGGGCTGCCCTCGCCGCTCGTCTTCCTCGCCCATGCCGCGGCACGCACCTCGGGGATCCGGCTCGGCACCGGGATCATCACCCTTCCCCTCGAAGACCCGGTCCGGGTGGCCGAGGACGCCGTGGTGGCCGACCTGCTCGCGGACGGGCGGATCGACCTCGGGCTCGGCAGCGGCGGCACCCCGTCGTCCTTCGCGCCCTTCGGGGAGGACGTGCGCGACAAGGGGCCCACCTACGAGCGCAAGCTGGGCGTGCTGCTCGACGCTCTCCAGGCCCGCGACGTCGGTGCGGGGAACACGCTGTATCCGGACGCGGGGTCGCTGGCCGCGCGGATCTGGCAGGCGACGTTCTCGGCACCCGGCGGTCATCGAGCAGGCGTCCACGGTCACGGACTGCTGCTGTCGCGCACGCAGCCCCGCCCCCACGACCGGCTGCACGCGCCGCTGTCCGCCCTGCAGGACCCGATCATCGACGCGTACCTCGACGCGCTGCCCGCCGGCGCGACTCCGCGGATCACCGCCTCCCGCACCGTGTTCGTGGCGGACGACCGCGTCGAGGCGCTCCAGTTCGCCGAGGTCGGTCTACGGCGGGCGGCCGAGGGCTTCCGGCGGCAGGGCCAGACGATCCCCGGCGACGGCATCGACGACCTCATCGCCGCTCTCGACACGCACCTCGGCACCCCGGAGGAGGTCGCCGCCTCGCTCGCCGCCGACACCACGTTGCACCGCGCGACCGAGGTGGCGTTCCAGGTGCACTCGGTCGACGCGCCGCACGCCCACGTCCTGCGCTCGATCGAGCTGTTCGCGACGGAGGTCGCCCCGGCCCTCGGCTACGCGCTCACGCCGCCGGATCCCGAGACCACCCACGCGCCCGAGAACACCCCCACCGTGAAGGAGAACGCATGA
- a CDS encoding dipeptide ABC transporter ATP-binding protein produces the protein MTAPPSSATPVLAATDLRVSYAGREVVHGLSFAIAEGETLALVGESGSGKSTTAHALLGLLPEGGRVEGGRVRLGDLDISGWSDRAFRGIRGSEIGLVPQDPTTSLDPVRPVGVQVAEVLRLHGHRDRPSRNARVLELLDRVGLDDPDLRARQYPHELSGGMRQRVLIAAAIALRPRLLIADEPTSALDATVQRRVLDLLDELQREDGTSILLVTHDLGVAADRAARIAVLEDGRIVEQGPSAQVLAEPEDPYTRQLLADAPAFITGFRRPDAPPFLRDAAAVAAEKPYEIVAAGLVKEFRVAGRERFRAVDDVSFRVRRGTTHALVGESGSGKSTTARLVTRFLRPDAGTVELAGEDATAVEGARLRALRRRIQLVYQNPFASLDPRQQIADIVAEPLHNFRIGGRSERRERAVALLERVALPADAARRTPSELSGGQRQRVAIARALAVDPEILVLDEAVSALDVTVQARILELLSALQAELGLTYLFISHDLAVVRRISHTVSVMHRGRVVEEGPTEELFHDPQHQNTRELLAAVPGRTEILA, from the coding sequence ATGACCGCGCCCCCGTCCTCAGCAACCCCCGTCCTCGCCGCGACGGACCTGCGGGTCTCGTACGCCGGCCGCGAGGTCGTGCACGGCCTCTCCTTCGCCATCGCGGAGGGGGAGACCCTCGCCCTCGTCGGCGAGTCGGGCTCCGGCAAGTCCACCACGGCGCACGCCCTCCTCGGCCTGCTGCCGGAGGGCGGACGGGTCGAGGGCGGGCGCGTCCGGCTCGGGGACCTCGACATCTCCGGATGGTCGGATCGGGCGTTCCGCGGCATCCGCGGCTCGGAGATCGGGCTGGTCCCGCAGGATCCGACGACCTCGCTCGACCCGGTGCGCCCCGTCGGCGTGCAGGTCGCCGAGGTGCTGCGTCTGCACGGGCATCGCGACCGTCCTTCCCGGAACGCCCGCGTGCTCGAGCTGCTCGACCGCGTCGGGCTGGACGACCCCGATCTGCGCGCGCGACAGTATCCGCACGAGCTCTCCGGCGGGATGCGGCAGCGGGTCCTCATCGCGGCCGCGATCGCCCTCCGCCCTCGGCTGCTCATCGCGGACGAGCCCACCAGCGCCCTCGACGCCACGGTGCAGCGCCGGGTGCTGGATCTGCTGGACGAGCTGCAGCGCGAGGACGGCACGAGCATCCTGCTCGTGACGCACGACCTCGGCGTCGCCGCGGACCGGGCGGCGCGGATCGCGGTGCTGGAAGACGGCCGGATCGTGGAGCAGGGGCCGAGTGCGCAGGTGCTCGCGGAGCCGGAAGACCCGTACACGAGGCAGCTGCTCGCGGACGCGCCCGCCTTCATTACCGGCTTCCGGCGTCCGGACGCGCCGCCGTTCCTCCGGGATGCCGCGGCGGTGGCCGCCGAGAAGCCCTACGAGATCGTGGCTGCCGGCCTCGTCAAGGAGTTCCGGGTCGCGGGTCGTGAGCGCTTCCGGGCGGTCGACGACGTCTCCTTCCGGGTGCGGCGCGGGACGACCCATGCGCTGGTCGGCGAGTCCGGATCGGGCAAGTCCACGACAGCGCGCCTGGTCACGCGCTTCCTCCGTCCGGACGCCGGGACCGTGGAGCTCGCGGGGGAGGACGCGACGGCCGTCGAGGGGGCGCGACTGCGTGCGCTGCGCCGACGGATCCAGCTCGTGTACCAGAACCCCTTCGCCTCCCTGGATCCACGGCAGCAGATCGCCGACATCGTGGCCGAGCCGCTGCACAACTTCCGCATCGGCGGCCGGTCCGAGCGTCGGGAACGTGCGGTCGCCCTGCTCGAGCGTGTGGCGCTGCCGGCGGATGCGGCCCGTCGCACGCCGAGCGAGCTCTCCGGCGGGCAGCGGCAGCGGGTCGCGATCGCTCGGGCGCTCGCCGTCGACCCCGAGATCCTCGTGCTCGACGAGGCGGTGTCGGCGCTCGACGTGACGGTGCAGGCGCGCATCCTCGAACTGCTCTCCGCGCTCCAGGCCGAGCTCGGACTCACCTACCTCTTCATCTCGCACGACCTCGCGGTGGTGCGCCGCATCAGCCACACCGTCTCCGTCATGCACCGCGGGCGCGTGGTGGAGGAGGGACCGACCGAAGAGCTGTTCCACGACCCGCAGCACCAGAACACCCGGGAGCTGCTGGCCGCGGTCCCCGGCCGAACGGAGATCCTCGCATGA
- a CDS encoding ABC transporter permease, with protein sequence MTAPVIVETSVETSSAPPAPSAPAPVSASLPRRRSRAWGLYLAFAVVVVAVLWAVIPGVFAPGDPLTGVPADKLLPPSAAHWFGTDALGRDLFGRVVHGAVHSLSGALIAVTVGLALGTLLGAVAGATGGVVDDVLMRIVDVLLAIPGLLLSLSVIILLGFGTVNAAIAVGLGSVAAFARLMRAEVARVRRTEYVEAAYGSGGTFVAVLRRHVLPNALTPIIALAALQFGTAILAISTLGFLGYGAPPPTPEWGLLIAEGRNYIATAWWLTALPGLVVVAVVLSANRISHRLGRSSR encoded by the coding sequence ATGACCGCTCCCGTCATCGTCGAGACGTCGGTCGAGACGTCGAGTGCCCCGCCCGCGCCGTCCGCCCCGGCGCCCGTCTCCGCATCCCTTCCGCGACGGCGGTCGCGCGCCTGGGGGCTGTACCTCGCGTTCGCTGTCGTCGTCGTGGCGGTGCTGTGGGCGGTGATCCCGGGGGTCTTCGCGCCGGGCGATCCGCTGACCGGCGTGCCCGCCGACAAGCTCCTGCCGCCGAGCGCCGCGCACTGGTTCGGGACCGACGCCCTCGGCCGCGACCTCTTCGGCCGGGTCGTGCATGGCGCGGTGCACTCCCTGTCGGGTGCGCTCATCGCCGTGACGGTAGGCCTCGCGCTCGGCACGCTCCTCGGAGCCGTCGCCGGCGCGACCGGCGGTGTCGTGGACGACGTGCTGATGCGGATCGTCGACGTGCTGCTGGCCATCCCCGGGCTGCTGCTGTCGCTCTCCGTCATCATCCTGCTCGGCTTCGGAACGGTGAACGCGGCGATCGCCGTGGGACTCGGCAGCGTCGCCGCCTTCGCCCGGCTCATGCGCGCCGAGGTGGCGCGGGTGCGCCGCACCGAGTACGTCGAGGCGGCGTACGGCAGCGGCGGCACCTTCGTCGCCGTGCTGCGCCGGCATGTGCTCCCGAACGCCCTCACCCCGATCATCGCGCTCGCCGCGCTGCAGTTCGGCACGGCCATCCTCGCCATCTCCACCCTCGGCTTCCTCGGCTACGGCGCCCCGCCGCCCACCCCCGAGTGGGGCCTGCTGATCGCCGAGGGGCGCAACTACATCGCGACCGCCTGGTGGCTCACGGCGCTCCCCGGCCTCGTGGTGGTCGCCGTCGTGCTCAGCGCCAACCGCATCAGCCATCGGCTCGGAAGGAGCTCGCGATGA
- a CDS encoding ABC transporter permease — MTFVLRRAGQAAIVLIAAFTATFFLLQLLPGDAILIKFSDPSLGLSPEQLDDIRATYGADVPWGEQYLHAGLGFLAGDFGYSTQYGTPVRTMLAEALPATLLLAALGLVVAVLIAVLIAALSSLAPFAWLRDGLRQVPGLFVAVPVFWLGILLIQVFSFGLGWVPIVGADPISGLILPVLTLAVPISAPLAQVLVRSIDRVQAQPFVTVVRAKGAPPAWVLTRSVARNAAVPTLTIAGVLFGELVGGAVVTETVFGRTGIGRLTEQAVANQDIPVLQGVVLLSALGFVVISFAVDLATPLIDPRQRRAARAARSRPVRPAAQEVPA; from the coding sequence ATGACCTTCGTCCTCCGACGGGCCGGGCAGGCCGCGATCGTGCTGATCGCGGCCTTCACGGCCACGTTCTTCCTGCTGCAGCTGCTGCCGGGAGACGCCATCCTCATCAAGTTCTCCGACCCGAGCCTGGGGCTCTCGCCGGAGCAGCTCGACGACATCCGCGCGACCTACGGCGCCGACGTGCCGTGGGGGGAGCAGTACCTGCACGCGGGGCTCGGCTTCCTCGCCGGCGACTTCGGCTACTCGACCCAGTACGGCACCCCGGTCCGGACGATGCTCGCCGAGGCGCTGCCGGCCACTCTGCTGCTCGCGGCGCTCGGACTGGTGGTCGCCGTCCTCATCGCGGTCCTCATCGCCGCGCTCTCCTCGCTCGCGCCCTTCGCCTGGCTGCGGGACGGTCTGCGGCAGGTGCCGGGACTGTTCGTGGCGGTCCCTGTGTTCTGGCTCGGGATCCTGCTCATCCAGGTGTTCTCGTTCGGGCTCGGATGGGTGCCGATCGTGGGGGCCGATCCGATCAGCGGCCTGATCCTTCCCGTCCTCACGCTCGCCGTGCCGATCTCGGCGCCGCTCGCCCAGGTGCTGGTCCGGTCCATCGACCGCGTGCAGGCGCAGCCGTTCGTGACCGTGGTGCGGGCGAAGGGCGCGCCGCCGGCATGGGTGCTCACGCGGTCGGTCGCGCGCAACGCCGCCGTCCCGACCCTCACCATCGCGGGGGTGCTGTTCGGAGAGCTCGTCGGAGGAGCGGTGGTCACCGAGACCGTCTTCGGCCGCACCGGCATCGGACGCCTCACGGAGCAGGCCGTCGCGAACCAGGACATCCCGGTGCTGCAGGGAGTGGTGCTCCTGTCGGCCCTGGGGTTCGTGGTGATCAGCTTCGCCGTCGACCTCGCCACGCCCCTGATCGACCCGCGGCAGCGGCGGGCGGCCCGCGCCGCCCGGTCGCGCCCCGTCCGTCCCGCCGCCCAGGAGGTGCCCGCATGA
- a CDS encoding TIGR04028 family ABC transporter substrate-binding protein, whose protein sequence is MNRRLIRTAAVAVPLVLAGSLAACATSPAPGNTPADAGDPVSGGTLTYLEHQAYTNLYPPQAGFYPNGGIVNNIAARLTWQNPETLEIEPWIAAEWTVNDDATEYTFDLNPDVTFSDGTPVDAAAVAKNFDTYGLGDAERGLTVSEAINNYAGSEVVDEDTVTFRFSAPSPGFLQATSTINSGLLSPETLDGTIEDFGAGNAEEIIGSGPFTVTDEKLGTEYTLIARDDYDWGPDSAENDGRPYLDAVHVLVTPEDSVRIGSLLAGQADYVRYVQAFDEDRVEGAGFTLYAPQTRGVNNSIALRPENPLLSDIRVRQAIIAAVDAQEVVDTLFTENYPVATSVLSSQAAGYKDESAHYAHDPEKAEALLDEAGWKPGADGIREKDGERLSITVYEAKPQPLSKQTLELVAQQLAAVGVELTVKPGDAGSYAEDTRDPLKTGFYHSMVGRADLDVIKSQYFTKNRDVLISQDATLDELLLAVASEPDAEKRVAASQAVQDYIAEQAYVIPLFEEPQVYGAATYVHGVAFESVGRPTFSGVWLAEH, encoded by the coding sequence ATGAACCGCCGCCTCATCCGCACCGCCGCCGTCGCGGTCCCGCTCGTCCTGGCCGGCAGCCTCGCCGCCTGCGCCACCTCGCCCGCCCCGGGGAACACTCCGGCCGACGCGGGGGACCCGGTCTCCGGCGGCACCCTGACCTACCTCGAGCACCAGGCCTACACGAACCTGTACCCGCCGCAGGCCGGCTTCTACCCGAACGGCGGCATCGTCAACAACATCGCCGCCCGGCTCACCTGGCAGAATCCGGAGACGCTCGAGATCGAGCCGTGGATCGCCGCGGAGTGGACCGTGAACGACGACGCCACGGAGTACACCTTCGACCTCAACCCGGACGTGACGTTCTCGGACGGCACGCCCGTGGACGCCGCCGCCGTCGCGAAGAACTTCGACACCTACGGCCTCGGGGACGCCGAACGCGGTCTCACCGTCTCCGAGGCCATCAACAACTACGCCGGCAGCGAGGTGGTGGACGAGGACACCGTGACGTTCCGCTTCAGCGCGCCGTCGCCGGGGTTCCTGCAGGCGACGTCGACCATCAACTCGGGGCTGCTGTCCCCGGAGACGCTGGACGGCACGATCGAGGATTTCGGCGCCGGCAACGCGGAGGAGATCATCGGCTCCGGACCCTTCACCGTCACCGACGAGAAGCTCGGCACCGAGTACACCCTCATCGCCCGCGACGACTACGACTGGGGCCCGGACAGCGCCGAGAACGACGGTCGTCCCTACCTCGACGCCGTGCACGTGCTGGTGACCCCCGAGGACTCCGTCCGCATCGGGTCGCTGCTCGCGGGCCAAGCCGACTACGTCCGCTACGTCCAGGCGTTCGACGAGGACCGCGTGGAGGGGGCCGGCTTCACGCTGTACGCGCCGCAGACCCGCGGCGTGAACAACTCGATCGCCCTCCGCCCGGAGAACCCGCTGCTGTCCGACATCCGCGTGCGTCAGGCGATCATCGCCGCGGTCGACGCGCAGGAGGTCGTCGACACCCTGTTCACCGAGAACTACCCGGTGGCCACGTCGGTGCTGTCCTCCCAGGCGGCGGGATACAAGGACGAGTCCGCGCACTACGCCCACGACCCGGAGAAGGCGGAGGCGCTGCTCGACGAGGCGGGCTGGAAGCCCGGCGCCGACGGCATTCGCGAGAAGGACGGCGAGCGGTTGTCCATCACGGTCTACGAGGCCAAGCCGCAGCCGCTGTCGAAGCAGACCCTGGAGCTCGTGGCGCAGCAGCTCGCGGCGGTCGGTGTGGAGCTCACCGTCAAGCCCGGCGACGCGGGCAGCTACGCGGAGGACACGCGTGATCCCCTGAAGACGGGGTTCTACCACTCGATGGTCGGCCGTGCGGATCTCGACGTGATCAAGAGCCAGTACTTCACGAAGAACCGCGACGTGCTGATCTCGCAGGACGCGACGCTCGACGAGCTGCTCCTCGCCGTCGCCTCCGAGCCGGATGCCGAGAAGCGGGTGGCCGCCTCCCAGGCCGTGCAGGACTACATCGCGGAGCAGGCGTACGTGATCCCGCTCTTCGAGGAGCCGCAGGTCTACGGTGCGGCGACGTACGTGCACGGCGTCGCGTTCGAGTCGGTCGGCCGCCCCACGTTCTCCGGCGTGTGGCTCGCGGAGCACTGA
- a CDS encoding NtaA/DmoA family FMN-dependent monooxygenase (This protein belongs to a clade of FMN-dependent monooxygenases, within a broader family of flavin-dependent oxidoreductases, the luciferase-like monooxygenase (LMM) family, some of whose members use coenzyme F420 rather than FMN.), producing MTEPLVIGAMVRTLGAYPSGWRYPGAHRDPAEDADILRRIAREGEDAGLDYLFFGDWLATGPDLEFRDPYLLARIDPLSAVLFLAGVTSRIGLIATVNTTYADPYATARALASLDVLTHGRAGINLVTGAEPRAAGNHGRDAHADTETRYDRAEEFVVALRRLWDSWDEDAWIADAERGVLIDPEGLRAAEVTGAHVRVAGPLNVARPPQGRIPIVHAGTSPRSRALAATAADLALIAAPTLADAVTTRRLLKDIAADAGRPAEELKVIAPVLPVVADSDAGAHRIVRRLLELVPLAEGVQPDRVAFPPNRTVDSLADALEVAADDPLRAAAFDAPVTAAEALRLGERGAALVERLARIAGLAVGAEAAVTWRHLVAAHAVPAAFVVGDAGTIADHFESWRDVGAADGFNVLSAFQPAQFEAFTRLAAPELRRRGLLRAAEEAGQDGRRETLRDRLRVTSRVGA from the coding sequence ATGACGGAACCCCTCGTGATCGGCGCCATGGTGCGCACCCTCGGCGCCTACCCCTCCGGCTGGCGGTATCCCGGAGCCCACCGCGACCCCGCGGAGGACGCGGACATCCTGCGCCGCATCGCGCGGGAGGGGGAGGACGCGGGTCTGGACTACCTCTTCTTCGGCGACTGGCTGGCGACCGGACCCGACCTGGAGTTCCGCGACCCCTACCTGCTCGCCCGCATCGACCCGCTGAGCGCGGTGCTGTTCCTCGCCGGGGTGACCTCGCGGATCGGTCTCATCGCGACGGTCAACACCACCTATGCCGATCCGTACGCCACGGCGCGGGCGCTGGCCTCCCTCGACGTCCTCACCCACGGCCGGGCGGGGATCAACCTCGTCACCGGCGCCGAGCCGCGTGCCGCGGGCAACCACGGCCGTGACGCCCACGCCGACACCGAGACCCGCTACGACCGGGCCGAGGAGTTCGTCGTCGCTCTGCGCCGGCTCTGGGACTCGTGGGACGAGGACGCCTGGATCGCGGACGCCGAGCGCGGCGTGCTCATCGACCCCGAGGGGCTGCGCGCGGCCGAGGTCACGGGCGCACATGTGCGGGTCGCCGGTCCGCTCAATGTCGCGCGTCCGCCGCAGGGGCGCATCCCGATCGTGCACGCGGGGACCTCGCCGCGGTCGCGGGCGCTCGCCGCGACCGCCGCCGATCTCGCGCTCATCGCCGCGCCCACACTCGCCGATGCCGTGACCACGCGGCGGCTGCTGAAGGACATCGCCGCGGACGCGGGGCGCCCGGCGGAGGAGCTGAAGGTCATCGCCCCGGTGCTGCCCGTCGTCGCGGACTCGGACGCCGGGGCGCACCGGATCGTCCGGCGGCTGCTGGAGCTCGTGCCGCTCGCTGAGGGGGTGCAGCCCGATCGCGTCGCGTTCCCGCCGAACCGCACGGTGGATTCCCTCGCCGACGCACTGGAGGTGGCCGCCGACGACCCGCTGCGTGCCGCCGCCTTCGACGCCCCGGTGACGGCCGCCGAGGCGCTCCGGCTGGGGGAGCGGGGTGCCGCGCTCGTCGAGCGACTCGCGCGGATCGCCGGACTCGCGGTCGGGGCGGAGGCGGCAGTGACCTGGCGGCATCTCGTCGCCGCGCACGCCGTCCCCGCGGCCTTCGTGGTCGGCGATGCCGGCACGATCGCCGACCACTTCGAGAGCTGGCGCGACGTGGGCGCCGCCGACGGCTTCAACGTCCTCTCGGCATTCCAACCCGCGCAGTTCGAGGCCTTCACCCGCCTCGCGGCCCCCGAGCTCCGCCGCCGTGGCCTGCTCCGCGCGGCGGAGGAGGCCGGCCAGGACGGCCGGCGGGAGACGCTGCGCGACCGCCTCCGTGTGACGTCGCGTGTCGGCGCGTGA